Part of the bacterium genome, AAAGTGTAGTTTAGACCTTGTGCAACAACCCCACTAGCACTTCATAATTAGTCGCAATAAGCACAAGGTTCACGAATATTAAGCCAGGAAACAGTACCCAATTCTCGGTAAACTTGTCAGTAGTGATTCTCCAGGCACGAATTGGCGGTATGCCGAATTTAATTGGTATCGGCAGCAGCCATGGTACACCTTCTTTACTAAAAGTATCGATGATGAGATGTGATACCATGCCAATCATATATGCCCACCAGACGAGCTCCATATTAATGCGCGGAAAAATCGGATGAATGAAGCCTAGCAGTAGCTTCGCTAAGAATCCAAACAATATAAGTCCAAGCACTGAGTGTGTGATGAAGCGATGGCCGCCGAGCATCTTGCTAATTATCTTCCCGATGAGTCCACCGATAGGTAGATTACGCCAGAATGGCGCAGTCGGCTGATCGATATCGGGCGTTATCCCACCGACTTGATTGGCCAGAAAGGCTGCGACCGCCGTACCAAGCGTCAGATGGGCAGGAGGATATATGATCGTTGCCGTGAGAAGCCCAGTAAAGGCAATCAGATCATGAGTGCGACCAGTCATAAGACTAGTGTAGCATGAGAGCAATAGACAAAAATAAAACACCCAGACCGAAGTCTGAGTGGAGAAAAGATCTGGGTGTGATGATCTCAGGCGTACGCGAGCGCGATGACAACCGCACAGTCTCGCACTACCTCACCAACCTTGGTGTGGACCAAGCTATAGCCCGGATCGATACTCAGATACAGGTTCAGCATGGCATGCGCCGAGCCAATCAACGGGGGCTGATCGTCGGGCATGATGATCTCGATCAGGTCATGATGGAAGCGCAGATCCTGCTAGCGTATGTGGTAGACACCATCAGGATATCGGTGCAACCACCGAATGACGCGAGTTTTCATGAAGGTCAGAAGATCTTGAGCCCGCTTCTCTGGGCACTTTTTACCTGCGCGCGAACTCTCGAGCATGATCTGTGCCATCAGAAGCTCGCACAGTTCTCGTGGTTCGAGAGCCTGCAACTCGGCCTGTCACAGACGCCAGGTGTCTGCAGATACGTCGGAGTGTGCCAGGGTCATAGCTCCTCCTGGGGTAGGTGTGGAAATTACTAGGTGGAGCTATAGTAGCTCTATCTGAAACAATCTGTCAACTCGCGTGACTACGAATTAGCAATATAAATATAAGCTTAGTTCCCTTGATTATCCTGGCGCATTTGCTGCATCTCTTGCTGCTGTTCTTGTATGGCTTGTTGCTCAAGGGTGCGTGCTTGCCTATCCTTTGCATCGATCTGCTGCTGGAGATCTCTGATTACTTGTTGGACTTGATCCATCTGTCGTTGAATATTTTGGATCTCATTGTTTTTTTGCATAATTTGCTGCTGGAGATATTCTATCTCCCGGCGAACGTTTTGTGCTTCTTGACGCGTTTGCTCTGCGCTCATAGTACCTTCATCTCCTTTATTAAAATCGAATAACAGTCAACGCAAATATGGTATTTCTTAACTGTCGATTGCTCATCTGGCGGACTCAATAAAATTGCCCCAAATGCTTTGAGTTCTTTGCCGCATTTATCGCACGTAGGTCGAATGGCCATTGCCCGCTCCTTCTTATCTGTATCATCATACACCCTTAAACAACTCGCTCACCAGCTCGTGGGTTCTCTCATGAATTAGTCTCTCTTCATCATCACTAAATACCCCTGGCCGCACATCGGCTATCGCACGACTATTTCGCTTAAGTACATGCATCTTTCCTGTAGTTACACCAGAGACATTTTTCGGAGAAGTATAATCTTTGATCTTTGCCAAAATGCTTGGCGTGAACTCAAGGCCTAGCTTCTGGTATATGCGTTTCGTCTCAGCAATCGGACTTTTCGCTAGCTCGTGATGCTTCACTACAATAAATCGAGGATTACGATCGATGTAGTGCTTAAGCACAGTGTTAATCGTTAGCCAAAGTAATATTTGCTGCTCAAGCATGCTATCGTCACTTCTAATTTTTTGATCAAGTACATCTTTAAGGTAGAACTCATATAATTCCTTTTGTCGGATGAGCTTGTCTATCGAATGCTGCATACCAACTCGTCGCATGCTCGCTATATTTGGCAATGGCTTACGCAGGATAACTACAACGTCCATGTCATATTCGCTATGCAAATATTCGCTACCAAGACTAATCATTGGATCCTTAAGTAACAAACGATCTACTAAGGGGTTGGTCATTGCCTTTATATAGCTATAGTTACTTCCCCCTCCAAAGATAGCTCGCCCAATACGCTGCGATATACGGGACGCTTCACTGGGAGGGAGCTTACGAAATGTTGCCGTACCATTAAAAATCGCATCGATCATGGATCGATAGTACGTCTCCTGTTCCATGCCTGCATACAAGTAAGGAAACTCGTGCTCTAACCCTGCTAGCCCAAAATCTCTATTAAACGGCTCTCGAACATAGCCAACTTCTCTAGGTAGCGAAAGTATCTTACCTAAAAAAGTAGTGCCACTTCTAGGACATCCGGTCACTAAAATGTGTTTTTTTGAACCTGCTTTTTTGCGATTATTCATAGATAACTTGAACGACTATACTATTAGGATTGTATAGTCGTGACATTTTCCACCCCTAATACATTCATTATATCTCAATGCACTACAAAATGATTCAAGAATGCAATCAAAACATCATTCACGGCGCAGCGCAATAATCGGACTAATGCGACCAGCCCGGCGCGCAGGAAATGCCACGACTATCAATGCAACCACGATCGCAAACACAACTCCCGCCAGGATCAACCACGCAGGCAAGAAGAATACACTAAATGATTCTTTCACTCCACGTGATCTAGCCAGGCCGACCGCGACACCATTTATGATTCCGCCCAAAGCCCAGGCACTTGCAATACCAAGTCCTGTGCCTAGCAATGACAAGACAACTGATTCAACCACAAAGAGTCGTCGTATATCTTTACGCCTCGCACCGAGCGAAACAAGTAGGCCGATTTCCTTGGTCCTTTCAAGTAATGCAATAGTCAGCGTATTAAACATCCCGAGCACAGCGATAATCATACCAATACTACCGAAGGCGGCCAGAAATGTATTGAGCACAAAGAAGAACTGCGTAATCTGGTCAAGCGTATCAGCTGGCGAGGCGGTGTTAAAGGCTTGTGACTCAATCTGTTTTCGTACCTGATCGACATTTTCTTTTTCGTCAACCAAGACTTTAGCTTGGTAGTAATCGGTGAAACCAAGATTGGTAAACAGGCTCTCTGTCGTATATACCTCGCTATTATTTCCGCTATCTATCACCGCGACAACAGTCAGCTCTTTTTCTAAGTCTTTATCCAGGGGGAAGCGCGATGCCTGATTCTTGTCCTTGAGAATCACTAAACTCAACTTCTCATTGACGGCCTTCGATGCCTCGCTTATCCCAATTGCCTTCAAGAAAGCGGTATTCACGACGATCTCATTATCGGCCGAGGGATTAACCTTTTTGCCAGCCTCAAGTCGGAAACCCGACAAATCCAGAAAGGCCGTATCAGCACCGTATACTACAGTATCGGTGAGGGATGACTTATATCTGATTGAGCCCGCAAAGGAATAGGTCTTTGATACCTCTGTGACGTGCGCATAGTTTCGAAACCTCGAGATAGTCTCGCTGGTAATGCGTACCGACTGAGGCTTAGTGGATGTGACATCGATCGCCTTAATCGACTTTGATCCAATCACCCGTTCGGTCACCACTTTTTGGAGACCGAGACCAATCGACACGAGAAATACGATCGCCCCAATCCCGATAACAACGCCGAGAATTGTCAGCATCGTACGTAGTTTTTTATGCAGCAAGTTACTCATCGCAATCTTAAACAAGACACGCTTATGTATATATTTACGCTGCACCAGCCCTTCATTGCGAGACTTCATCGGAGGTACAGTAGATTTCATGAGGCACCCTTCTTTATAAGCCCGTCCGTCATTCGCCCTTTATTATTCGAAGTAAACGACGACGCCAGTCTCTGAGAATACTGCGCACGCTGCTCATTTGTCAGGCCGCCGTCAGCATCACTCCCGATACTCACTACCCCGTCAACAATACGGATCTGATGGGTGCTCAAGGGTAAATATTCGAGATTGTGCGTAACCATAACAATAGTTTTGCCAAGCTTTTGTAATGAGGAGAGGAGATTCATAACAACGTCACCATTCTTGGTATCAAGATTGCCGGTCGGCTCATCGGCTATGATTACATCAGGATCAGATACAAGCGCGCGGGCTAACGACACCCTTTGCTGCTCACCGCCAGACAATACCCCTGGTTTCTGACGCATAAGGTGATCAATCTTCAAGCGTTCCAACACTTCTTTGGCTTGCTTATGTGCCTCTATCGGTACATGCCCACTCAAATATAACGGCATACTTACATTATCAAGCACCGACATACTCGCTACCCAATAGTTACTCTGATACACGAGCCCAAGATTATTGGCACGAAAGTTTGCTCGCTCATCAGGGTCAAGTTCATACACGTTTTGCCCTTTAAAGGTAATGATCCCTGAAGTCGGCTTAGCCAGCCCCGAGATCGCATCCAGTAAGGTCGACTTACCGCTTCCGGATGCACCATAAATGATTGTGAAAGATCCTGGCACAATGTCGAAGTTGCACTGCTTCAAGACCTGAATCTCCTTCCCGGCAACTAAGAAGTTTTTCTTCACATCCTTGACGGAGATCAATGCTGACTGCTGGCTCATTGCGCAGCGAATCCAAATAATCTCTGTAGCGTGGAAAAGATGATCGAAATCACAGAATCAGTTGCACGACCAATTATCGTCGATTGTGTACCACCGACACCGCGGTTGCCACTGCGATCCGCGCCAACTGGTCGAACATTGTATGACTTCGACGGAGACAAGTCAGAAATAATCGCAATGTGGTCGGTCGTATATGCCCCATCTGCTACCGTCTGATTGTTCAGGTCAGTGCTTGATGCACCGGCAGAAAACTGCACTTGGCTGGTAGCTGGCTCGTCTGTCTTCCAGGTGACAATTATCTGACCACGAGCTTCACTCCCCGATCCACGCACCACAGACTCGACTGCGATATCAAAGATCTTTGGCGGTCGGGTATCTAGAGCTGTCTTAAATACCTGTCGATCGCTGACCGCCAGATTACCGTTACCGTCGCGCGATTGAGCGGTCAGTCCGTACTCGCTATTGTCATCAAGCCCGCGAATAATGATCTCGTGCTCCGTCTTCAACACCGACTCGGCGGCTTCGATGGTAGTGCCGCCAATCTTGCCATAGATGATTTGCGAAGTCGCAGCCACATTTGTCGTCCAAGTCACTCGCTGCGTACTCGTCGGCTCACCTTCGACAGGCTGAAAACTGAGATTTGCTATTCGTGGACGTGGTGGAGTTGAGAACGAAAAGATACTACTCTGATACTGTCCACCCTCGCTATCGTACATCGTGATTTTGTAGAAGTACTTCGTACCGTCATCGAGACCTGGTAGTTGCAATTGATACGATGACTCAGATAGTGAGGTGTTGACTGATCGAATCCCACCAAATGCATCTGATCTGCCAAAGAGGATGTCGACCTTGGCTGCGTCTTTGGTCGTAAATTGGATAGTTGCGGCATCGAGACCAATCGACTGTGTGACAACTTCCTTGAGTACTGGTGCCGGCGCGGTAGTAAAGGTATATTCCTGGCTCTGGCCAGTGTTCCCATCCTCATCAGTCCACTTGGCCTTGTAGTAGTAGGTCGTACCAGCAGCCAAGTTATCCAGATCTATCACGTGATCAGTAGTCTGTTCAGAGTTACCAATCTCAGACGCAGAGTACACACCACTCTGTGTGCCGATCGCAATCTTGCTGTCTGAATCTCGGCCAGTCGACCAGGTAATTGAAGCTCGGCGGGTCGTTACATCAGTCACACTCGGCTCGCTCACAAGGGCGGCTGGTGAAGTAAATTTACCTGTTGGGGTCTCCGATACAGCTCCACTCTCTGCACCACAATTATTCGCGCTATCACAAGCAGATACTTTGTAGAAATATTCTATTTGCGAGAGTCCGGCATCGACATATGACGTACTACTACTCGAACCAACTAGACTATATGCTCCACTGTAGCTGGTTGAACGATACACCCGATATGCCGCGACACCTGCGCCAAGCGACGACGGCTCGTCCCAAGTCACGGCTAATCGCCAGTTACTGGTGGTCTTTACCGATACATCTGCTACGTCGATGTTAAGTGGCATACCTGGAGAAGGAGTGTTTGCGGTAAACGTAATCGATGCAAGGCTGGCATAGTTGATGGCATTGAAGTCGTCTTTTGCGACCACATAAAATGTATTGTCGCCCGGCTGGGTTGCAAAGGCATCCGGCCCTACTGATGTCTGCGCATAGTCAGTGAAGTTGCAATTGTTGACTGTGGGGAGTGCATTGACCGTATAACAATATTTCAGCCTATCTGCTTCGCCAGTCGTTGTATTAAAGGTCGTCGGTGGATCCCAGCTAAAGGTGAATTCGTTGGTGGTATTTACTGAAGGAGCTGCAATAAGGTTTAGCGGTTCTGACGGAGCCCCGCTTGTGTTGACGCGCAAGGCCGCGGACGCATAGCTTGATGTGACATTTCCAGCCTGGTCCCATGCACGAAATGTAACGGTATTCACGCCATCCACAATGTCTTGATAGTCAGGAGGGTCTGTGGTGGTATAGCTCCCGTCATTCGCGAGCAAATCTCCCGCATCACCGGTCCCCGTATGTGAGTCCCCGTACCATAACCCGCTACCTATCCGATACTGCAGTCCAGCCAGTCCGGAGTGAGCATCGTCTGCTGCCTGCGGCCCAGTAGTTGGCCACGTAAATGTCGCGGATTTTGTGTTGATAATTCCTGACGGGGCCGATATAAAACCCGGGTTAGTCGGTGGAGTATTGTCAAATCTAAACTGGAACTGTGCAGAAGTGTTATGTACGTTACCGGCCCGATCGATAGCCTTTATATTGAGATAATATGGAGTATTTGATGTTGTTAAAGGAGTATTGAGCACTCCTGAAGCGGCGAGATCAATGTCGGTACCAGATACACCAAACTGACAATTACCGCCAGTGTCCAATGATCCTGTACCCAACACCCCCTTAGTGGTCACCGGATCTGCGGAAGGCGTTTGCCCGAGATATAGGCAGTATCCCAAGATACCTGATGCGGCGTCGGCTCCAGCAGTCCAGCTAAAGAAAGGGGATCCTCCATTTGTCCATCCGTTACTTGCCAGCGCTGCCCCACCATTAGTCTTACTGGCAACAATACTCGAGGCATTGGTGACTGGCGGATTGGTATCAGAGTTTGCCGTCAGTGTTACCGAGTTAAGTTGCACCCGCTGCGAACCATTGCCCTTCAGTACGGCTTGCCAAGTAATGCCCTTAAAAGTTGCTGGAAAGCTAGCAATATTTGAGTTAATCGTTGCGATGGGATTTGAATTGGCCAAAGCAGTCGAGTTGGCCCAACTGCTACCAGTCCAGTATTTCCAGGTCACACCCCCATCATCACTCAGCCTATATGTGACGGCGCCCCCTTCTGTAGTTTCGCTACTGGCCAAACCATCCCAAGTATGTATCCCACCCATACGTACCGCAGCATTTAGCTTGACCCCTTGATAATCTGTCGTATATGAATTTGTTGTGAAACCCGTGCGAGCAATGTTACTAAAACGCATTTCATCAATTGAACCAGCAAACCTGCCAAGGCCGTCACCTATCGTTCCATTACCATAGCTCGCGCCAATCAACACCGGCAAGCTGTTATCAACGGGTGGCGATGAGCCGGCCGAGCTACCAACCTCGACACCATTGACAAAGACTTTAGCGGTGACCCCATTGTACATGGCAGCAACATGCGTCCAGTTGGCATTAAAGCTACTGGTTGATGATTCAACCACCGTGTTATTACCCAATACATACACAAGGGCGTCGACTTGTCCGCTATCACCCAAGCCGGCATATAGCCTACCTTTGTGAACTCCCATGGCGCGCACCGACTCTATTGTTGTGCCCCAACTGCTATTAATATTGTCGCCAGCTACCTGCGACCAGGTACTACCATTATATTTCCAGACGTGACCGTTGTTACCACAATAGCCCATGCCAGTATAAAGCTCACCGTTATAGACGGCGAAAGAATGCACTCGACAATAAAACACATCGTTCCAGCTACCATTTACACCACCGCCGCCAAGCTTTGTCCAACTACTACCATTGTAGACCCACACAGCCGGGTCGCGGTTGGTGTCGTCTGTAGTTCCCGCAATCAACTGACCGTTATACACCGCTAATTTCCAGATAATTGTATCTGAGCTGTTCCAGCTACTGCCAAGACCATCGCCACCTACTTGCGTCCAGTTGCCGGTGCCTGTCCAGCACCAGACATCGGCCATATTGGCACCTTGCCCAAAACCCATACACAACCGATCATTAAATGGTACTAATGAGAAAGCACCGCTATAAGCTCCGTTGGTAATGCCATTCACATTTCCGGTGCCGCCACCGCGATTAGTCCAGGTACTGCCGTTGTATTCATAAACATAGCCGTTACCTACACCGCCATAGGCTGTAGCATAGAGCTTACCATTCCATACTGCTAGCTCAGCCGTGTAATTGCTAGAAGTCCAGCTGTCGTTGAGACCATCGCCACCTACTTGCGTCCACGTGCTGCCATTGTAGCGCCAGACCTCGCCATCATTACCGCTATCTCCAAGACCTGCGTATAGTTGTCCGTTGTAGCTAACGAGCGACCATACTCTTTCGTAAGTTCCATCATTCCCATACGACCAACTCCCCTTTGTGCCATTGCCACCTATGGCCGTATAGTTAGTGCCATCATATTCGTACACAATGGCCGAGCCCTGTACTGCACCGAGACCGAAGTACACCTTGCCGTTATGAGACGCAATAGCATTTACGCTACCGGTAGACCAATTTGCCCAGCTGTTATCTATAGACGATCCACCTATGGCCGACCAGCTAGTCCCATTGTACTCCCACGAGTGGGCACCATAAGACGACTGCACTCCGGCATACAGTTTACTATTGGACGAGTCGTATACAAGCGAATACACGCCCGCAGCCGTACCGCCAAAACTACTATTGAAGTTATCACCACCTATTTTTGTCCAAGCGGAGCCACTCCACCGATAGACCTCACCATCACCACCTGACGAGCCCAGCCCAATATATAAATTAGTACCATCATTGGCCATGCTACCTACATACTCATAGGTCGAGTTGGCCCAGCTACTATTCACTCCATCACCACCAATCAGGGTCCAGCTAGTTCCATCCCAACGCC contains:
- a CDS encoding metal-dependent hydrolase translates to MTGRTHDLIAFTGLLTATIIYPPAHLTLGTAVAAFLANQVGGITPDIDQPTAPFWRNLPIGGLIGKIISKMLGGHRFITHSVLGLILFGFLAKLLLGFIHPIFPRINMELVWWAYMIGMVSHLIIDTFSKEGVPWLLPIPIKFGIPPIRAWRITTDKFTENWVLFPGLIFVNLVLIATNYEVLVGLLHKV
- a CDS encoding sulfotransferase, with product MNNRKKAGSKKHILVTGCPRSGTTFLGKILSLPREVGYVREPFNRDFGLAGLEHEFPYLYAGMEQETYYRSMIDAIFNGTATFRKLPPSEASRISQRIGRAIFGGGSNYSYIKAMTNPLVDRLLLKDPMISLGSEYLHSEYDMDVVVILRKPLPNIASMRRVGMQHSIDKLIRQKELYEFYLKDVLDQKIRSDDSMLEQQILLWLTINTVLKHYIDRNPRFIVVKHHELAKSPIAETKRIYQKLGLEFTPSILAKIKDYTSPKNVSGVTTGKMHVLKRNSRAIADVRPGVFSDDEERLIHERTHELVSELFKGV
- a CDS encoding ABC transporter permease, with translation MKSTVPPMKSRNEGLVQRKYIHKRVLFKIAMSNLLHKKLRTMLTILGVVIGIGAIVFLVSIGLGLQKVVTERVIGSKSIKAIDVTSTKPQSVRITSETISRFRNYAHVTEVSKTYSFAGSIRYKSSLTDTVVYGADTAFLDLSGFRLEAGKKVNPSADNEIVVNTAFLKAIGISEASKAVNEKLSLVILKDKNQASRFPLDKDLEKELTVVAVIDSGNNSEVYTTESLFTNLGFTDYYQAKVLVDEKENVDQVRKQIESQAFNTASPADTLDQITQFFFVLNTFLAAFGSIGMIIAVLGMFNTLTIALLERTKEIGLLVSLGARRKDIRRLFVVESVVLSLLGTGLGIASAWALGGIINGVAVGLARSRGVKESFSVFFLPAWLILAGVVFAIVVALIVVAFPARRAGRISPIIALRRE
- a CDS encoding ABC transporter ATP-binding protein gives rise to the protein MSQQSALISVKDVKKNFLVAGKEIQVLKQCNFDIVPGSFTIIYGASGSGKSTLLDAISGLAKPTSGIITFKGQNVYELDPDERANFRANNLGLVYQSNYWVASMSVLDNVSMPLYLSGHVPIEAHKQAKEVLERLKIDHLMRQKPGVLSGGEQQRVSLARALVSDPDVIIADEPTGNLDTKNGDVVMNLLSSLQKLGKTIVMVTHNLEYLPLSTHQIRIVDGVVSIGSDADGGLTNEQRAQYSQRLASSFTSNNKGRMTDGLIKKGAS
- a CDS encoding fibronectin type III domain-containing protein, which translates into the protein MGIIVKRVKQHLVRTATAITHGARKTAGHAVRLREKSIVPVHTHLVNRISWYKKWHEWRWHKHTHVAVVVVYIFWVALIFFSVIRAAFAADLSNYWDFSNQSEYTIDSGVEFDGNSVRLKAQEYTNDANTAALFKLNETSGTSVADSSSNGNNGTTTGSPSWGTGNLNNSLTLNGTTQHITVPDSASMSLGSQQTIEGWIKPSATFDTSATSNQTIFDKGSSKMFLDRTTGKLNYEIANNSETSWTQIANSRGQNGSWNAEAYYIEAQALYNGDLIVGTNYIAGAADVWRRSGSTWTRIGGDGLNGSWSNFTYEGVYSLAVNGDNLYAGLGASTADAEIWTCSLASNCNSWSKIGGDTAAAQNTTGITINHETVRSMAVHAGTLYVGAGESAGDADVWRYDGGTSWTQIGGDALNSSWAASTYERVHVLASDGTNLYAGLGSSTGDSEVWRYNGTSWTLIGGDGVNSSWANSTYEYVTRLNFFGGNLYAGTGLTAGDAEVWRWDGTSWTLIGGDGVNSSWANSTYEYVGSMANDGTNLYIGLGSSGGDGEVYRWSGSAWTKIGGDNFNSSFGGTAAGVYSLVYDSSNSKLYAGVQSSYGAHSWEYNGTSWSAIGGSSIDNSWANWSTGSVNAIASHNGKVYFGLGAVQGSAIVYEYDGTNYTAIGGNGTKGSWSYGNDGTYERVWSLVSYNGQLYAGLGDSGNDGEVWRYNGSTWTQVGGDGLNDSWTSSNYTAELAVWNGKLYATAYGGVGNGYVYEYNGSTWTNRGGGTGNVNGITNGAYSGAFSLVPFNDRLCMGFGQGANMADVWCWTGTGNWTQVGGDGLGSSWNSSDTIIWKLAVYNGQLIAGTTDDTNRDPAVWVYNGSSWTKLGGGGVNGSWNDVFYCRVHSFAVYNGELYTGMGYCGNNGHVWKYNGSTWSQVAGDNINSSWGTTIESVRAMGVHKGRLYAGLGDSGQVDALVYVLGNNTVVESSTSSFNANWTHVAAMYNGVTAKVFVNGVEVGSSAGSSPPVDNSLPVLIGASYGNGTIGDGLGRFAGSIDEMRFSNIARTGFTTNSYTTDYQGVKLNAAVRMGGIHTWDGLASSETTEGGAVTYRLSDDGGVTWKYWTGSSWANSTALANSNPIATINSNIASFPATFKGITWQAVLKGNGSQRVQLNSVTLTANSDTNPPVTNASSIVASKTNGGAALASNGWTNGGSPFFSWTAGADAASGILGYCLYLGQTPSADPVTTKGVLGTGSLDTGGNCQFGVSGTDIDLAASGVLNTPLTTSNTPYYLNIKAIDRAGNVHNTSAQFQFRFDNTPPTNPGFISAPSGIINTKSATFTWPTTGPQAADDAHSGLAGLQYRIGSGLWYGDSHTGTGDAGDLLANDGSYTTTDPPDYQDIVDGVNTVTFRAWDQAGNVTSSYASAALRVNTSGAPSEPLNLIAAPSVNTTNEFTFSWDPPTTFNTTTGEADRLKYCYTVNALPTVNNCNFTDYAQTSVGPDAFATQPGDNTFYVVAKDDFNAINYASLASITFTANTPSPGMPLNIDVADVSVKTTSNWRLAVTWDEPSSLGAGVAAYRVYRSTSYSGAYSLVGSSSSTSYVDAGLSQIEYFYKVSACDSANNCGAESGAVSETPTGKFTSPAALVSEPSVTDVTTRRASITWSTGRDSDSKIAIGTQSGVYSASEIGNSEQTTDHVIDLDNLAAGTTYYYKAKWTDEDGNTGQSQEYTFTTAPAPVLKEVVTQSIGLDAATIQFTTKDAAKVDILFGRSDAFGGIRSVNTSLSESSYQLQLPGLDDGTKYFYKITMYDSEGGQYQSSIFSFSTPPRPRIANLSFQPVEGEPTSTQRVTWTTNVAATSQIIYGKIGGTTIEAAESVLKTEHEIIIRGLDDNSEYGLTAQSRDGNGNLAVSDRQVFKTALDTRPPKIFDIAVESVVRGSGSEARGQIIVTWKTDEPATSQVQFSAGASSTDLNNQTVADGAYTTDHIAIISDLSPSKSYNVRPVGADRSGNRGVGGTQSTIIGRATDSVISIIFSTLQRLFGFAAQ